The nucleotide sequence AAATCCGTTTGAGCAAAGTCTCCGAGACCCTCAACCGGTTGCAGCTCGAATCGACCCGGGTGCGCATGGTGGAGGTGAACATCCTGGATGCGGATCGCCTGCCGGGAGTCATCCAATCGTTCGCGGATGACCTCTCGAAACTGGATCCCAATCCCTACAAGGAATTTTAAGGAGATTCCGGACATGGCTTATGACCTCTCCTTTGCGAAGGAAGTATACAAGAATGCCGAGATGGGGCATTGGATCAAGATGTGCATGCAATGCGGCGTCTGTTCCGGCTCCTGCCCTCTCGGTCCCCATTGGGAGTTCGGTCCGCGTCAGTTGTTCCAGATGGTGCGTTCCGGCAAGATGGACGAGGTGTTGCAAAGCGATTCGATGTGGATGTGCACCTCGTGTTACAACTGCATCGTGCGCTGCCCGCGTGGTCTTCCCATCACCCACATCGTGCATGGTTTGGCCCGGTATGCGGTGGTGAAGGGCAAAGTCAAGCCGAA is from Magnetococcales bacterium and encodes:
- a CDS encoding 4Fe-4S dicluster domain-containing protein: MAYDLSFAKEVYKNAEMGHWIKMCMQCGVCSGSCPLGPHWEFGPRQLFQMVRSGKMDEVLQSDSMWMCTSCYNCIVRCPRGLPITHIVHGLARYAVVKGKVKPNQVTARFAKNIFWENIVSTGRVGEAALTMKLYFVDGLAQGIQNGLEMKDSALGMLKTGRLNPLPFRSKIKGFAGFEAMLKKARELEEKREKGA